CAGCGCATCCTGGTCGATGACGCGTGCTGAAGGCAGGTCGCAGATTATGTAGGCAAGCCGCAGCTGCTGGAACACTTGCACGAAGCCTCTGCCCTGCTCCGTCTCCAGGAAAGGGGCGCCCTCTGACTCTCTCCTGGATCTGGCAAACCACGAGTCAGCATCAGGCAACAGGGCTCTGTGGGGGCCCCTCCATGACGGCTGCAGCTGTAGGAACACCCACTTTTTTAGCATCACGTACACGTCCATCTCCACCTCCATCACCAAGAGCTCTGAAGAGGCGACGAGCTCTTTCATGAGGTCCAGGCTGACTTCTCGCAAGAGCTCCTCACTATGCTGGGTCATCAGGTTGTCCAGCAGCCACTGGAGACACATGGTCCTGATGTTCTGGAGTCCGTAGCTGTCAGCAGAATAGTAGTAGCCGCACACTGTCTGGGCACTGACAGTTTCCTTCATGATCTCACTGCACTGTTGAATCAGCTCGTCCAGCTGCAACATGCTGGCTGTGGCCAGGATGGGAACAACTCGACTGGGTGGGATGAGTACAGGGTTTCGGTACAGAGAACCTAAAGCCTCATGCAGTGCCTCACGATCAATGTTCTCGTCAGGCATCTGCAACTCTATAGTATTCATGGTTGTCTCCCGCCAAGCACCACTGAACATGCTAGCAAAGTACCCTGACTGGCACAAGTAGACCTTGTGTAAGTTCCACTCCTCACCCAGGGCACGGATCTGCACGTCGCTCTCTTCTCCTCTCAGGAAGAGTGCCTCATAAACGGACCCTGAACTGTCTTTAGCGCGTTTCCCGCCGGGTGCTTTTGCCAGTGGCCCTCCTGGGCCTATCTTCCGCTTGTGGCTGACTTGACTGGTGGTGGGTACGGCCTCttcactctcctcctctcctgcctctatCGCCGCCACTGCTGCCTCCAcagcctcttcttcctccccaggGGCATCTGGCTCCTCTGGGGCATGCCCAGCCCTGTGCCATAGCATCCGACTGCTTAGTGCTCCCATGGCCTTTACCTCAAGGGTGCAAAGGATAAGCTTTCCCGACAGGCGCAGCTGCCCCTGGCACTCGCTCAGCCCAGAGTGCTGCTGGGTACATCTGACGTCTGTTCTGACGTCACCTTGGATGCCACGCTAAGCCACACCCACCAGGCCCCGCCCCATGCGATAAGAACCCTATCAAGGATTCCATGGTGGCAGAATGCCTTATGCCATGGGGgaacccccctccaaaaaaaaaaagaaacgaaaagaaagaaagaaaaatgaaatgatcagTCTAAGGCATTGATCAGGGGTGGGgcctggtgggagttcccgtcttggagcagtggttaacgaatctgactgggaacgatgaggttgtgggtttggtccctgcccttgctcagtgggttgaggatccggcgttgccgtgagctgtggtgtaggttgcagatgcagctcggatcccgcgttgctgtggctctggcataggccgggggctacagctccgattcgacccctagctgggaacctccatatgccatgggagcggcccaaagaaatagcaaaaagacaataaataaataaataaaaaaaaaaaaaaaaaaaaaaacaaataaataaaatgaaattaaaataaggcAGTGGTAAAAATAGGAATCTACAAGCAACAGATGGTTTTGATCGGCATGTTTGAAGTACATGGAATTTTACGAAGAGCGGTGGCTCTAAGTGAATTAAAATTTTCCAAGCAGTCATGAGGAGCATGTTTTGGGTGACGGCAAGTGGCTGGGTATATAGTCCACCAGCAGGTGCAGAGGCTTCCTGTAGAGATACTTTCTCCAAAATGACAGCCCCTAATCATATATGACTatttaaattgattaaaataaagtaaaattgaaagTTCAGTAACTCGGTCTCACTAGCCACATTTGAAGCACTCAGTGGCCACTACTTCACTGTGTGCAATGCAGATATGGAACACTTGTATCACTGCAGAGAGTTCTGTTAGATAGTGATGTTCTATAATCAGTTGCCCCAGATCAATTTTACATGTCCTTCTAGTTCTGAATACATGGATTACCTAGATAACCTTAAAGTGGGTTGGTGAtatttgtgggggtggggaggagttagAAATATGGAACTACAAAGCAATCACATTTAGATTTACAGGGTCTCATCAGGGTCTCATTTTGTCTCATTGTGTTTGTTGAGATGTTATGGAGGCTGGGGACTGGGCTTGAGGAAGGTTGCTGGCCACCCAAAGGGATGATTTGTTCTGAAGCCATGTGCTCTGGAATTTGAGGAATTTGGGTTGTATCTTCTGTCGCCCATAGAGCATCTGACCTGGTGGTCAGATCATCATCTCAAAGTCATTGTCCAGAACCCaacctttgctttccttttcccattccaCTACCATGAAAAtccattttcaatatattttctgtttgattttttttttactgtttttattgtcaatatttcCACAGGTATGCCAGTCCTCTTCTCAGTCTCAAAGCCTTGAAATTGTTGGTTGAGAGGATACAAAATAAGTGTCTTTGcaaactgaaaaatacattagaaatatTAGCACTTGGGGTTATTGTAGTAAACATATTtgattccttattttgttttgacATCAAGTTTGACATGATGCAATATGTTAATGCCTCCCAGCTAAAGACCACCAAGAACACAGTTGTAGTTGAACAAGTTGGATTTATCATTTGTTGCAGTGAGGGAGAACGCACACAATGGGGAAATGTGGGCCACATAAATGAGAGGATGATAGAAAAGGAACATTAAAAGATTTGGGATTGTGTTAGGTGATTTGCGTGAGGTTTTAAAGAAGCAGGGTTTTGATCTGGATTGGATACTGTCAGGGAGACAGGGTATTCCTATGACTGAgtatcttaataaatctctcaTACAGAAAGAATAGGTTAGAGTGAGATTAAAGCTGAAACTGGcgagaacaaacaaacaaagcaaagcaaacaacaacaacaaaaacaaaacaaaaaaacaaacaaactagcaGTCACTCATATTAGCTAGGAGAGGGGTATATGGTGATTTTTACAATAATCTTACTTTTGTCTGTGCTTAGAAAAAATTTTGAAGTGGCCTTTGTTTTGTCTTACTTTCATGATCTCAGAGTGACCTCACCTGAAGTTGACATTCTGTAAGACTTGTTTTCATTGTCTAATGGGAGAAATAATGTGTCCTAGTCTGGATGTcaagatatatctatatatctatatctctgcctatcatctatctatctacatttTAGTATCCCATTTTGGCCACAAGACATTAATCCATGTTGTCTAGATTTTTACCACCATTGCTCTGATTTTACTGATCAGGAATTTGTTTAGAGAATGCATTCGGTAGCTGAACATGGGATTGTCTCTCCTGTTCCTTTTGTTTTAGAATGCATTGTTGAATCCTCTGATGTGACATTGGCTGTGCATTAGCATTTAAGACTCTGGACAGGATGCACTGGCCAACTGAAAAACAAGTAATTATACAAATCACAAAGATTATTAGCCCTTGAAACAAACAATCTTGAAGTCAAGGGCCTAGatcacagaaaaacaataaatctaGCTGGGTCCCCTTTTGAGAGCCACATGACTTTTCTCAATGTCAAAGACAAGTTTTGGGCCACCCAtgttcgttcgttctttctttctttctttctttctttctttctttctttctttctttctttttctttcttttcccaatcTAGTGTGAGAATTGCTTGTCACAAAGCATATATGAATAGAGAGTCAGTTTCTCttctttaaatctcttttaaaatagagttttaaaaagaaattcttgtgggagttcccttttagtgcagtgggttaaggacctgacattgtctctgcagaaaaaaaagaaagaaacaaacaaagaaaggaagaaagaaggggggaggatggaaggaagacaggagggagagagggaggaaggaaggacaaacgaaagagagacagaaagaaagaaagaaagaaagaccgaCAGAAAGACAGacggaagaaaggaagaaaggaagaaaggaagaaaggaaaagaaagaaagaaagaaagaaggaaagaaagaaagaaaaagaaagaaagaaaaagaaagaaagaaagggagagggagg
Above is a genomic segment from Sus scrofa isolate TJ Tabasco breed Duroc chromosome X, Sscrofa11.1, whole genome shotgun sequence containing:
- the LOC110257676 gene encoding germ cell-less protein-like 1 codes for the protein MGALSSRMLWHRAGHAPEEPDAPGEEEEAVEAAVAAIEAGEEESEEAVPTTSQVSHKRKIGPGGPLAKAPGGKRAKDSSGSVYEALFLRGEESDVQIRALGEEWNLHKVYLCQSGYFASMFSGAWRETTMNTIELQMPDENIDREALHEALGSLYRNPVLIPPSRVVPILATASMLQLDELIQQCSEIMKETVSAQTVCGYYYSADSYGLQNIRTMCLQWLLDNLMTQHSEELLREVSLDLMKELVASSELLVMEVEMDVYVMLKKWVFLQLQPSWRGPHRALLPDADSWFARSRRESEGAPFLETEQGRGFVQVFQQLRLAYIICDLPSARVIDQDALIPAAWLTPVYKEQWLALLRAEQTRELGPMDVFVSDLQGNSMRCGGQLRRDEQCTWQWAGFNFGWDLVVCYANRRILFRRSALNKPCSLGVSLLWQRKVAFRLRLASLDRAGRAVFRKDTEYQMLSLRKDQELEVVNLENQDVVFPIYVACNFLYLPQEGCCPE